Part of the Nostoc sp. ATCC 53789 genome, AGTGTACGAGTATTTCACAGCGAGTATCTCACAGGCAATTGTAGTTCAATGACGACATCAACAACGATTAACAAAGGCGATCGCCTCCTGCATCAAAATGTTCTCGGTTCTCGTCGGTTCAGTAACTACTGGTGGGCAACTATTGTTACCTTGGGAGCAAGCGGCTTTTTACTGGCTGGGATATCCAGCTACTTAAAAGTTAATTTACTCATAGTTTCCGATCCAACTCAACTAGTATTTGTCCCCCAAGGATTGGTGATGGGGTTATATGGTGCTGCTGGCTTGCTATTAGCCACATACTTATGGCTAGTGATTTTATTGGATGTGGGTGGTGGCTACAACGAATTTAATCAGGAAACTGGCACAATCAAAATCTTTCGTTGGGGTTTTCCCGGCAAAAATCGCCGAATTGAGATTGATAGCCGCAT contains:
- a CDS encoding photosystem I assembly protein Ycf4; the protein is MTTSTTINKGDRLLHQNVLGSRRFSNYWWATIVTLGASGFLLAGISSYLKVNLLIVSDPTQLVFVPQGLVMGLYGAAGLLLATYLWLVILLDVGGGYNEFNQETGTIKIFRWGFPGKNRRIEIDSRIEDVQSVRIAVKEGLNPLRALYLRIKGRRDIPLTRVGQPLSLTELETEGAKLARFLGVSLEGL